A single region of the Schizosaccharomyces osmophilus chromosome 3, complete sequence genome encodes:
- the mob2 gene encoding protein kinase activator Mob2 produces MFLLNSLRGITRGNRSKKHQNNYNSGNSSPGSPLKKSSNVQSSKTNSPSSNQPPLYLLQPFVRNHLVKGNFLTIVSLPKYVDLDEWLALNVYELFTYLNHFYDVFTSFCTVDTCPIMQAGTHFDYKWLDNNRKPLSLPAPQYIEYVLAWIENRLQDQNVFPTKAGFPFPTNFHAIVRSIYKQMFRVFAHIYYAHYAEILHLSLEAHWNSFFAHFIAFAKEFHLLDPRDTFPLKDLISVLEEQGNI; encoded by the exons atgtttttgttgaattctTTAAGAGGAATTACTCGCGGAAACCGGTCGAAAAAACATCAGAATAATTACAATTCCGGAAACTCATCACCAGGATCGCCGTTAAAAAAGAGCTCCAATGTTCAATcgtcaaaaacaaactctCCTAGCTCGAATCAACCTCCTCTTTACTTGCTTCAACCATTTGTTCGAAACCATCTAGTAAAGGGAAACTTTCTCACAATCGTATCTTTACCGAAATATGTGGATTTGGATGAATGGCTTGCTTTAAATG TTTATGAACTGTTTACTTATTTGAATCACTTCTATGATGtctttacttctttttgtacAGTAGATACTTGTCCCATAATGCAGGCAGGAACCCA CTTTGATTACAAATGGTTGGATAATAATCGGAAGCCTCTTTCTTTGCCAGCTCCCCAATATATAGAGTATGTCTTGGCCTGGATCGAAAATCGCCTTCAAGACCAAAACgtttttccaacaaaagcTGGCTTTCCCTTTCCTACTAACTTCCATGCAATTGTTCGATCTATTTACAAGCAAATGTTTCGAGTATTTGCTCACATCTACTACGCTCATTATGCTGAAATCCTTCATTTGTCTTTAGAAGCCCATTggaattctttctttgctcATTTCATCGCCTTTGCGAAAGAATTCCATCTTTTAGATCCCCGTGACACGTTCCCTCTGAAAGACCTAATTTCGGTTTTAGAAGAGCAGGGCAATATATAA